In Perognathus longimembris pacificus isolate PPM17 chromosome 3, ASM2315922v1, whole genome shotgun sequence, a single window of DNA contains:
- the Zbtb7a gene encoding zinc finger and BTB domain-containing protein 7A: MAGGVDGPIGIPFPDHSSDILSGLNEQRTQGLLCDVVILVEGREFPTHRSVLAACSQYFKKLFTSGAVVDQQNVYEIDFVSADALTALMDFAYTATLTVSTANVGDILSAARLLEIPAVSHVCADLLDRQILAADGGSDTGQLDLVEQIDQRNLLRAKEYLEFFQSNPMNSLPPAAAGTFPWSAFSAPDDDLDATKEAVAAAVAAVAAGDCNGLDFYGPGPPAERPPPGDGDEGDSNPGLWPERDEDAPAAGGLFPPPVAPPAATQNGHYGRAGEEEVTSLSEAAPEPGDSPGFLSGTAEGEDGDAADVDGLAASTLLQQMMSSVGRAGALAAGDSDEESRADDKGVMDYYLKYFSGAHEGDVYPAWSQKGEKKIRAKAFQKCPICEKVIQGAGKLPRHIRTHTGEKPYECNICKVRFTRQDKLKVHMRKHTGEKPYLCQQCGAAFAHNYDLKNHMRVHTGLRPYQCDSCCKTFVRSDHLHRHLKKDGCNGVPSRRGRKPRVRAPPDATAGAAAPPGAPDAPRNGQEKHFKDDDEEDDEATSPDGSGRLNVAGAGGDDNAGGPGVAAAQGPFTAGLA, translated from the exons ATGGCCGGCGGCGTGGACGGCCCCATCGGGATCCCGTTTCCCGACCACAGCAGCGACATCCTGAGTGGGCTGAATGAGCAGCGGACGCAGGGCCTGCTGTGCGACGTGGTGATCCTGGTGGAGGGCCGTGAGTTCCCCACACACCGCTCCGTGCTGGCGGCCTGCAGCCAGTACTTCAAGAAGCTATTCACATCGGGCGCCGTGGTGGACCAGCAGAACGTGTACGAGATAGACTTTGTCAGCGCGGACGCGCTCACGGCCCTCATGGACTTCGCCTACACCGCCACGCTCACTGTCAGCACAGCCAACGTGGGTGACATCCTCAGTGCGGCACGCCTGCTGGAGATCCCCGCCGTGAGCCATGTGTGCGCAGACCTGCTGGACCGCCAGATCCTGGCCGCCGATGGGGGCAGCGACACCGGGCAGCTGGATCTGGTGGAGCAGATCGACCAGCGCAACCTCCTGCGCGCCAAGGAATACCTGGAGTTCTTCCAGAGCAACCCCATGAACAGCCTGCCCCCCGCTGCCGCCGGCACCTTCCCGTGGTCCGCCTTCAGCGCCCCTGACGATGACCTGGACGCCACCAAGGAGGCCGTGGCGGCTGCTGTGGCTGCTGTGGCTGCTGGTGATTGCAACGGCCTGGACTTCTATGGGCCAGGGCCCCCAGCCGAGCGGCCCCCGCCGGGGGACGGGGACGAGGGGGACAGCAACCCAGGCCTGTGGCCGGAGCGGGACGAGGATGCCCCCGCTGCTGGAGGCCTCTTTCCACCCCCAGTGGCCCCACCAGCTGCCACGCAGAATGGCCACTATGgccgggctggggaggaggaggtgaccTCACTGTCAGAGGCGGCTCCTGAGCCGGGAGACTCGCCGGGCTTCCTGTCGGGCACTGCCGAGGGCGAGGATGGGGATGCGGCGGACGTGGACGGGCTGGCAGCCAGCACCCTGCTGCAGCAGATGATGTCTTCCGTGGGCCGGGCAGGGGCTCTGGCAGCTGGGGACAGTGACGAGGAGTCACGGGCCGATGACAAGGGCGTCATGGACTACTACCTGAAGTACTTCAGTGGGGCCCACGAAGGTGACGTGTACCCGGCGTGGTCACAGAAGGGGGAGAAGAAGATCCGCGCCAAGGCCTTCCAGAAGTGCCCCATCTGTGAGAAGGTGATCCAGGGTGCCGGCAAGCTCCCGCGGCACATCCGCACACACACGGgcgagaagccctatgagtgcaACATCTGCAAGGTCCGCTTCACCAG GCAGGACAAGCTGAAGGTGCACATGAGGAAGCACACGGGCGAGAAGCCGTACCTGTGCCAGCAGTGCGGGGCGGCCTTCGCCCACAACTACGACCTGAAGAACCATATGCGTGTGCACACGGGCCTGCGGCCCTACCAGTGCGATAGCTGCTGCAAGACCTTCGTGCGCTCCGACCACCTGCACAGACACCTCAAGAAGGACGGCTGCAACGGGGTGCCCTCACGCCGGGGCCGCAAGCCCCGTGTCCGTGCCCCACCCGACGCCACTGCAGGGGCTGCTGCGCCCCCTGGGGCCCCCGATGCCCCACGCAACGGCCAGGAGAAGCACTTTAAGGACGACGATGAGGAGGACGATGAGGCCACCAGCCCCGATGGCTCGGGCCGCCTGAATGTAGCGGGAGCTGGCGGAGACGATAATGCAGGGGGTCCTGGGGTGGCCGCCGCCCAGGGCCCCTTCACAGCCGGACTCGCCTGA